From Zea mays cultivar B73 chromosome 3, Zm-B73-REFERENCE-NAM-5.0, whole genome shotgun sequence:
TCCAGCTTCTTCCACCGCGGGGCCACACCCACACCACACCACGACCTCCGCGACGCTCGCGGCCGTGTTTCTCTCGCCTCGCTCCCTCGGATCGCCCGTTCGCCCCCGCCCATCGCTCGCTCATCAGAAGGAGGGCCTAGCCTTCCGCAGCAGCGCTCGTCAGACTCCGCCGCCCGCAATTCCCCCCTTGCCCCGGCTTTTAATGGGCTTTCCCTCCCACCGAAATGGCCGGCGATCCCTGCACCCGCGCCGCCGGTGACCGCCCCACCTCCTCCGTCGCCTTCTTCTCCGCCGGgggcgggctcggcctcggcccctccagcctgctgctccacctgctcctCCTCCACTCCCTCTTATAGCCTCCAGCCTCCCCTCGCCTCCCGCCACCCCCTATGGCCGCCGTTTTCTTCCACCACGTCGTCGGCGACCTCACCGTCGGCAAGCCCGAGGTCGCCGAGCTGCACGACACCGACACGCTCGACGACGCCGCGCGCGCCATCGCCGCCAGCCCCGAGGGCGCCGTGCCCGTCTGGCGCCCCAGGGCCGCGCCGGAcgacccgccctcgggggccaggTTCATCGGCATGATCTCCGCGCTCGACATCGCTGCCTTCGTCGCCTCCGCGGGGGTCGGGGATCGCTCCATGCGCGCCGTCGTCGGCGAGGTCGTGCAGCCCAATCCTGCGCTGCTCAGGGAGATCGATCCGGGTACCAGGTGAGACTGTCTCTGCTTGATCCCGTCCTACCTGCCGTCCTGTAGCGTTACCGACTCGCTTGGTTTCTAGTGCCTGTTTTCACTGATGACTCACCCATCCATCCATTACCAAAGATGGGATCGAATCGTACCAGCGTCAAGCGCTGAAAGGATCTGATCTTTCTTAACATGTGTGCCATTCCATTTCTCGTCATTGATCCGCGAACGGACTCGAGGAGAATTGTGTTCAGGTTGTGCAAGCGAACAGGTTCACGTTGTATGTGAAGGCGATATACTCTTCCAGTTCATTTATTACCGTGTCTGTGTCTCCTACTTTGCTGGAGGCTGGATTAACCCCTGCTTTTTTTACTCCGGCTGGGTCAGCTTTTTTTTAATGTGGTCTGGTGGTTGATCTTTGTCTTATCTGAATCATACTATTAGTTTGACCTCTGGAGGAAGATGCGGGCAAAAGGTTGTTCCTACACCCTCTGATTTTTTTAGAGATGAAATTGGTTATGGTTAAACTACTCCGGTGATTGGGTTGTCAGGTTGCTCTTGTACAATCAAATGCTAATTGTCTACCAAACCTGTCCACCTTGTTCTTGTTGTCATGGATAGGATGGGAATGAAATTTCCCACATAATATCTGCTACAGTATTCATCATGCACTCTGTGTCGCATAACTGATCAAGTTTGATTTTGTAGTAGCATTCAAGAATGCTGATTCAGCACCTTTTGGACAGAGTTGAATAGCCCTCCCATTTTGCTTTAGATTTGATCTTATGAGTTTATGGTTGATATTTATGAATTGATATGGATGTAGAGGTTCCTTAGCCATTCTTCAAAGTTATTTTGTATGTAGATTTGATAGATTGTCACAGTAATAAAGAACAACCTGAAATAGAAAAGGTTTAAATCATCATCAGATTCTGTTACTAGCACTATTTATACGAAGAGTTGGATGGAACTTTTATATGCAGTAGATGTAGCAAACTAGAATTTCCTTTGGTGTATCCCTGGCTACACATAACTGAAGCTTTCTTTGAAAGGCAAGTGGCTACCTTAATACGGCTAGGAATGCGATGTAGAAGTGTTCATTCACCAAAAAGATTATTCAGTTCATCATGAGAATACGTTGTTAATAAATGGACAACATAAATAGGCTTGGTTTGTTAGGTGATCTATGCATCTTCTTTATTTCTTCAGATCTGAAAGCTTTCCAGGACTATACATGGGAAAAATCCAAATATAGTTTGTTAGTTCCATTCTCTTCCAGTCGGTGATGCTATCTTTACCATTACTAGTGAACATCTATGATCTATGTCTTAGTCAAATTGTGAAAGACATCGTGGTAGGAACTCTTCCTCCCTCAAAGTGTGAACTTTCATAGTTTCATTTATGCTTACATGTACTGCTTGCACTGGTAAATTGAGATGGCATGGCTTCTAATTAACTTCTGAACCTGTGAACTTCCATAGCTCCATTTGTCCTCGCATGTTATCCTACTTCTCGCGCTGGTAAATTGAGGTGTTGAATTTTATTACTTGATTACTTATGAGAACCTGTAATCCTGTATCTCCACAGCAAACCTGTAATCATAAATAATTAATGAGTTGAGTCGATTTTCTTTTTAGTCAGGGTTGTATGTTCTGGGAGGGTTCCCCCCCTCTTTTATACACTTTTTCTTTTAAATGAAATGACACATGGCTCCTGTGTGTTGTTTGAGGAAAAAAAACTGGCAACTGGATGGCACAATATCAGAAAATAAAAAACTTCAATTGTCAGCCGCAAATAGCTACCGCTTATTTGTTGATTGTAGTTTAGTTTTCTGGGAAAAAGTGATATAGTATTAGTAGCTACAAATGTGCAATGGTGGATTTTAATAAAGTTCATTATGATAACAGGCCCCAATTATCTGGCACTGAGCTGTACAAGTTTTCTTCATGAAACTAAAAAAAACACCAGTTTCATATTGTAATATGATGTGAACGGTTCCAGTTATTTGGCATTTTCTTTCAAACTTATGCAACCACATGAGGTTTCACATGGCACAGAACTTGTGTTTCTGATTTTGTTGCCTAGAAAGGAACTAAGTGGGGGACATGAGTACATTTCACATTGTAATCAGAAACAGGAAGGTAAGAATCATGAGCAGGCTGTACATTTTGTTACATGATACACGATTGTATATGATAGCTACTTGAATCCATAAGTTAACTCATATCCATGACAAATGCAAGGCAATCCAAAGATGACCCCTTTACTTCATTAAAAAAAAGATTGTTTGCTCCACATCGTTAAAAAAAAGATTGCCTGCTACATAGCTCATGTTCCTCATGCAACCGAATAGTTCATAtatgaaaaagaaagaaaatgagCCGGGCGCTGCATTTCCTGTGATGTTTTATCTGTTGTATGGAAGATTGCATCTTTGGTCTTTTACCTTCCTACTAGGTTGTACATCCTTTTCAAATATACTGTGGCACATACTATGTAGTATCTATTACTCAAGCAAATTTCCTTCTACTTTCTAAGGTTGATCGATGCTCTGGAACTGATGAGGCATGGAGTGAAGCGCTTTCTTGTTCGCAAGAGTGGGAGCTGGAAAGGCATTACCAAGAGATTTTCAGTGCTTTATAATGGTAAGTGGCTGAAGAACATGGAATCAACATCTCCAAGTGcagccagcagcagcagcacgcaGCTATCCCCACGTTCTGGTTCTGCAGAAAAGTTCTGCTGCCTATCAAGGGAAGATGTTCTCCGGTTTCTCATTGGATGCCTTGGTGCTCTTGCTCCCATCCCGCTGACTCAGATATCTTCCCTTGGAGCCATCAATCCGCAGTACAGTTACGTGGAAGCATCTGCGCCTGCGATGGAAGCAATTCAGAAGATCCCTCAAGACCCATGCGCCGTTGCTGTAGTGGAGACGATGCCAGATGGAACTCGTAGCATACTAGGAGACATCTCTACTTACAAGCTGTGGAAATGTGACTATGTTTCAGCTGCATGGGCACTGGCAAACCTGTCAGCTGGGCAGTTTGTCATCGGTGCCGACGAGAATGGGTCAACACCCATCTCAGTCTTCCCAGAGCCTCCCATCAGCCCATCGTCACCGGTGGAGGAGATCAGTCCTGGGCGCTCGCCAAGGGCGAAGAAGTTCAGCAGCAGGAgcatcgggtttctgaacaacacCCAGATGTCAGCGTGGCGGACACGGAGCATGTACCACCGGGGCAGGAGCACCCCACTGATGTGCAAGACCACAAGCACCCTCGCGGCCGTCATGGCGCAGATGTTGTCCCATCGGGCCACACACGTCTGGGTGACGGACGCAGAGTCGGAGGAGGACGGCGTCGTCGTCGGCGTGGTGGGCTACACCGAGATCTTCAATGCCGCCACCAGGAGCACCTGCCCAAGTCCGACAGCATCTTGATGCACCACATCGTGCTGTACAGTATACTGCTGTTGGTTGATCCGTTGGTGCCCCGGTGCACGCTGTTGCACTGAACTGTACAATGTACTTTGCTCATTTGTTGGTTTGTCTGGAGAGTTTTTAGTCTTTTAGATATTCTTGGTCTGCATGGAGCAGGACTTGGTGGTATATTGTTGCATTCGTTGTGGACGGTACGAATAAGAATTCGGGTTTGCCTCGGAGTCTAGTCCATTTTGCATGCTCGCCTGCAGCAGTGCAGCTGTCGATGTACTCTATGACTGTATATGGAAATGGAATGTTCTCTGTTTCCTTTCACATGCTTGCAGCCTTGCCTGAGAGTCTAGTTGATTCATGTGATGTTTTGAGGTGTTTGGTTGGGCCCCAAGCAGCTTTGCCTGGTGCTCTGCTAGCTCTCAAGCGTCTGATTTCGGGCATCTGCTGGGACGGAGACCACAgatgtttgaaattcacttgtaaTATCACAGATACATATATATGTATCTTGTTTTAATTGTATATGTGCCGAGGCAAAACTGAAATCCCTTACGGGGCGTTTTgttcccttcattttagaggaattagaattcactcaataaagtagcttatttagtttggaatttgacattccaccactttccacagttcagatataagtctatctcaaattcattgaGTGGAGGGTGAGAAATAATTTTATGTATTAATAGAATTTGTTTCTATtgtgtaacttacatgacactcttcgtctcactcctctataataaaaatgtagcacataaatatctccgatatcttgctaataatagtgtacaaatatattttgcatagaACCGAATTaacttaattgatatatgtctaaattactattactagaatggaattcaattccaatgatccaaacggggcgtagAGGATTAATTGTATATATGCCACTTAACTTGTTTATTTGGATGTTACTTCATGGCATCCAACTgaactatctatctatctattgtAGAATATTTCAGATAAGCCCCTTTTTATCTTTTGAGAGAATCGCAGATACTTGTCTCAAATGGAAAGAAAAAGGTGAGGTCTGAGGAGCCACTTGGTGTTGTTTGGTTTACGAAATGTAACGGTAAcggtaatggtaatggtttacacTCAATTACTgacggtaacaagtttgaataggttgatatcaatttttagtgtggtatctgattacggttagactaaaacaaacatgatttaacgttatcagttacccatcacgttataaatatgtgaaccaaacagtACCTTGGTACGTGTACGTGTGGCTCGGGCCGTTTGTATATTTGTTGGTTTCTTGCAAGTAAATTACTTATTCGTCAATTGACACCAGAGCGCAAGTCTTCGGTTAAAGCCACTCCTACTGCAAAATAAATTCAGAACAAAAAGAAAAGAGTCGGAAGTCCAATATATAAAGCGCTATTAGTTTTTGTTTTACAACGGTTTGGTAGAAGCTTAGCTCGT
This genomic window contains:
- the LOC100191828 gene encoding CBS domain containing protein, giving the protein MAAVFFHHVVGDLTVGKPEVAELHDTDTLDDAARAIAASPEGAVPVWRPRAAPDDPPSGARFIGMISALDIAAFVASAGVGDRSMRAVVGEVVQPNPALLREIDPGTRLIDALELMRHGVKRFLVRKSGSWKGITKRFSVLYNGKWLKNMESTSPSAASSSSTQLSPRSGSAEKFCCLSREDVLRFLIGCLGALAPIPLTQISSLGAINPQYSYVEASAPAMEAIQKIPQDPCAVAVVETMPDGTRSILGDISTYKLWKCDYVSAAWALANLSAGQFVIGADENGSTPISVFPEPPISPSSPVEEISPGRSPRAKKFSSRSIGFLNNTQMSAWRTRSMYHRGRSTPLMCKTTSTLAAVMAQMLSHRATHVWVTDAESEEDGVVVGVVGYTEIFNAATRSTCPSPTAS